A DNA window from Leptolyngbya sp. KIOST-1 contains the following coding sequences:
- a CDS encoding DUF427 domain-containing protein has translation MFSPPNRTAPGPGQESVWDYPRPPRLEDSSRRIRILFNGVVIADSRRAKRVLETSHPPTYYLPPEDVQMQYFQPVPRSTLCEWKGTAVYFTIAVGNRRAEQAAWSYPQPTEAFQGIANYIAVYPGRMEACYVDDERVQSQPGDFYGGWITSDIVGPFKGDPGTWGW, from the coding sequence ATGTTCTCTCCCCCCAACCGCACCGCCCCCGGCCCCGGCCAGGAATCCGTCTGGGACTACCCCCGTCCGCCGCGCCTCGAAGACTCGTCCCGGCGTATTCGGATCCTGTTTAACGGCGTGGTAATTGCCGATTCCCGGCGCGCCAAGCGAGTGCTGGAAACCAGCCATCCGCCCACCTACTATCTGCCGCCGGAGGATGTGCAGATGCAGTATTTTCAGCCGGTGCCGCGCTCAACCCTGTGCGAGTGGAAGGGCACAGCGGTGTATTTCACCATTGCGGTGGGCAATCGCCGGGCCGAACAGGCGGCCTGGTCCTATCCCCAGCCCACCGAGGCCTTTCAGGGCATCGCCAACTACATCGCCGTTTACCCAGGCCGCATGGAGGCCTGCTACGTCGATGACGAACGGGTGCAGTCTCAGCCCGGCGACTTCTACGGCGGCTGGATCACCTCAGATATTGTCGGCCCCTTCAAGGGCGATCCGGGCACCTGGGGGTGGTAG
- the murD gene encoding UDP-N-acetylmuramoyl-L-alanine--D-glutamate ligase, which produces MKNAHVIGLGKSGVAAARLLHREGWQVVLSDRGSSRDLISQQARLSQDGITVLLDYSFVPDSRTNLLVVSPGVPWDSPALVAARDNGLEVIGETELAWRFLQDRPWVGITGTNGKTTTTALTAAIFQAAGLNAIACGNIGYAACELALEPTVPDWIIAELSSYQIEASATLSPQIGLWTTLTPDHLQRHGTVTNYAQIKATLMHRSELAVFNGDDPYLRQHLLEEFPNAYWTSVGGRGGIAPLRPCAYIEDGWVKFEAIPIVRVDALRMVGDHNQQNLLLAVTAACLAELDAEAIAAGVANFPGVPHRLEHICTWQGIDFINDSKATNYDAAEVGLRSVKSPAVLIAGGEAKQGDDTAWLASIQARAATVLLIGDAAPQFAQRLEAIGYSDYEIVETMDRAVERGAAVATSLNAAVVLLSPACASFDQYPNFEQRGEHFRQLCQRFQ; this is translated from the coding sequence ATGAAAAATGCCCATGTGATTGGTCTGGGGAAGTCGGGGGTGGCGGCGGCGCGGCTGCTGCACCGGGAGGGCTGGCAGGTGGTGCTGAGCGATCGCGGCTCCAGCCGGGACCTGATTAGCCAGCAGGCACGCCTGAGCCAGGACGGCATCACGGTGCTGCTCGACTACAGCTTTGTGCCCGACAGCCGCACCAACCTGCTGGTGGTCAGCCCTGGGGTGCCCTGGGATAGCCCCGCCCTGGTGGCCGCCCGCGACAACGGCCTGGAGGTGATTGGCGAAACCGAGCTGGCCTGGCGCTTTCTCCAGGACCGGCCCTGGGTAGGCATCACCGGCACCAACGGCAAAACCACCACCACAGCCCTCACCGCCGCTATTTTTCAGGCCGCCGGACTAAACGCGATCGCCTGCGGCAACATCGGCTACGCTGCCTGCGAACTGGCCCTGGAGCCCACCGTACCGGACTGGATCATCGCCGAGCTGAGCAGCTACCAGATCGAAGCCTCTGCCACCCTCTCGCCCCAGATTGGCCTCTGGACCACGCTGACCCCCGACCACCTGCAGCGCCATGGCACGGTCACCAACTACGCCCAGATCAAAGCGACCCTGATGCACCGCTCGGAGCTGGCGGTGTTCAACGGCGACGACCCCTACCTGCGCCAGCACTTGCTGGAGGAATTTCCCAACGCCTACTGGACTAGCGTGGGCGGCAGGGGGGGCATTGCACCCCTCAGACCCTGTGCCTACATCGAAGACGGCTGGGTCAAGTTTGAGGCCATTCCAATCGTACGGGTTGACGCGCTGCGGATGGTGGGTGACCACAACCAGCAAAACCTGCTGCTAGCGGTTACCGCCGCCTGCCTGGCGGAGCTGGATGCCGAGGCGATCGCCGCTGGAGTGGCCAACTTCCCCGGTGTGCCTCACCGGCTGGAGCACATCTGCACCTGGCAGGGCATCGACTTCATCAACGACTCCAAGGCCACCAACTACGACGCTGCTGAGGTCGGCTTGCGATCGGTAAAGTCCCCCGCCGTGCTGATCGCAGGCGGCGAGGCCAAGCAGGGGGATGACACCGCCTGGCTGGCCTCTATTCAGGCCCGAGCCGCCACCGTGCTGCTGATTGGCGATGCCGCCCCCCAGTTTGCCCAGCGCCTGGAGGCGATCGGGTACAGCGACTATGAAATCGTTGAGACCATGGATCGGGCTGTGGAGCGAGGGGCGGCGGTGGCGACGTCCCTCAATGCCGCCGTTGTGCTGCTCTCGCCGGCCTGCGCCAGCTTCGATCAGTATCCCAACTTTGAGCAGCGGGGTGAGCACTTTCGCCAGCTCTGCCAGCGATTTCAGTAG
- the glyS gene encoding glycine--tRNA ligase subunit beta — protein MATFLLEVGTEELPASFVSDALHQWQTRIPTELAELALTPESVRFYGTPRRLALLLDGLPPRQPDRTEEVKGPPAQTAFKDGKPTQAALGFAKSRGVEVTDLEVRDTDKGAFVFVNQAIPGRAATDILSELIPQWILSLEGKRFMRWGDGDLRFPRPIRWLVTLLDGNVLPIRLENGSMVCVSDRLSQGHRVLHPAPVTLRRAQDYAETLRQASVEIDPAARRLLIERQVEEAAKSVGAVAMVSPALLDEVTNLVEWPTAVVGQFDPEFLELPPEVAIIEMESHQRYFPLRQPTDDLALMPYFVTISNGDPRKDALIAEGNARVIRARLSDGKFFFDADRAQPLDAFVAKLETVTFEEQLGSMAAKVKRIGAVADHVCDQLNLTAQPRQHIRRAAYLCKADLVTQMVGEFPELQGVMGQKYALHSGEPEAVATAIFEHYLPRGAQDSLPQTLVGQVVGIADRLDTLVGIFSTGQLPTGSSDPFALRRAANAVLNIIWAAELPLNLARLLATIVGDYVQDSSLQVKAPEALLTQLQEFFLQRVQTLLQDEIGIDYDLVNAVLSARALDDPLDVKDRALFLQAMRRSGRMDRVYETVNRATRLAAQGSLDTQVLDPSGVIDPAVLEAKSEQAFVAALNALVPQTQAAQASRNYDQLVAGLEQVAPVVSGFFDGPDSVLVMADEPAVRQNRLNLLGLLRNHALVLGDFGAIVKG, from the coding sequence AGAGTCGGTGCGGTTCTACGGCACGCCCCGACGGTTGGCCCTGCTGCTAGACGGGCTTCCCCCCCGCCAGCCCGATCGCACCGAAGAGGTCAAAGGCCCCCCGGCCCAGACTGCCTTTAAGGACGGCAAGCCCACCCAGGCGGCCCTCGGTTTCGCCAAATCCAGAGGGGTGGAGGTGACGGACCTGGAGGTGCGCGACACCGACAAAGGGGCCTTTGTCTTTGTCAATCAGGCCATTCCGGGGCGGGCGGCCACCGATATCCTGAGCGAGCTGATTCCCCAGTGGATTTTGAGTCTGGAGGGCAAGCGGTTCATGCGCTGGGGCGATGGTGACCTGCGCTTTCCACGCCCCATTCGCTGGCTGGTGACGCTGTTGGACGGCAACGTGTTGCCAATCAGGTTAGAAAATGGCTCGATGGTGTGCGTGAGCGATCGCCTGTCCCAGGGGCACCGGGTGCTGCACCCGGCCCCGGTAACCCTGCGCCGCGCCCAGGACTACGCCGAAACCCTGCGCCAGGCCAGTGTGGAGATTGACCCCGCCGCCCGCCGCCTCCTGATCGAGCGCCAGGTGGAAGAGGCCGCCAAATCTGTGGGGGCCGTGGCGATGGTGTCTCCGGCGCTGCTGGACGAGGTCACCAACCTGGTGGAGTGGCCAACGGCGGTGGTGGGCCAGTTCGACCCTGAGTTTTTGGAGCTGCCGCCCGAGGTAGCCATCATTGAGATGGAGAGCCACCAGCGCTACTTTCCCCTCAGGCAACCCACCGACGACCTGGCGCTGATGCCCTACTTCGTCACCATCTCCAACGGTGACCCGCGCAAAGACGCCCTCATTGCCGAGGGCAATGCCCGGGTGATTCGCGCTCGCCTGTCCGACGGCAAGTTTTTCTTCGACGCCGATCGCGCCCAGCCCCTCGATGCCTTCGTCGCCAAGCTCGAAACCGTCACCTTTGAAGAACAGCTGGGCTCGATGGCGGCCAAGGTAAAGCGGATCGGTGCGGTGGCCGACCACGTATGCGATCAGCTCAATCTGACTGCCCAGCCCCGGCAGCACATTCGCCGCGCCGCCTACCTGTGCAAGGCCGACCTGGTCACCCAAATGGTGGGCGAGTTCCCGGAACTACAGGGGGTGATGGGGCAAAAATACGCCCTCCACAGCGGCGAACCCGAGGCGGTGGCCACCGCCATTTTTGAGCACTACCTGCCGCGCGGGGCCCAGGACAGCCTGCCCCAGACCCTGGTGGGCCAGGTGGTGGGCATTGCCGATCGCCTCGATACGCTGGTGGGAATTTTTAGCACCGGCCAGCTGCCCACCGGGTCCTCCGACCCCTTTGCCCTCCGGCGGGCCGCCAACGCGGTGCTGAATATCATCTGGGCGGCGGAGCTACCCCTCAACCTGGCCCGGCTGCTCGCTACCATAGTCGGCGACTATGTTCAGGATTCGTCCCTGCAGGTCAAGGCTCCCGAGGCACTGTTGACTCAGCTACAGGAGTTCTTTTTGCAGCGGGTGCAAACGCTGCTCCAGGACGAGATCGGTATTGACTATGACCTGGTGAATGCAGTGCTGAGCGCGCGCGCCCTGGACGATCCCCTGGACGTCAAAGATCGGGCCCTGTTTTTGCAGGCCATGCGCCGCAGCGGTCGCATGGACCGGGTGTACGAAACCGTGAACCGGGCCACCCGCCTGGCCGCCCAGGGCAGCCTCGACACCCAGGTGCTCGACCCCAGCGGCGTGATCGATCCGGCGGTGCTGGAGGCCAAGTCTGAGCAGGCTTTTGTGGCGGCCCTCAATGCCCTGGTGCCCCAGACCCAGGCCGCCCAGGCCAGTCGCAACTACGACCAGCTAGTCGCTGGTCTGGAGCAGGTGGCCCCGGTGGTCAGCGGCTTCTTCGACGGCCCGGACAGCGTGCTGGTGATGGCCGACGAGCCGGCGGTGCGGCAAAATCGACTCAATCTGCTGGGTCTGCTGCGCAACCACGCCCTGGTACTGGGCGACTTTGGGGCGATCGTCAAAGGATAA